The genomic stretch tttgaaaatcctatctgtttcctgttttactttaacttgcaaagtagtgcaagatggaacagtgcaaatagtcatcaggTGGAACATGACTGGAACATGGtacagtgactatactaaagtgacatTGTGAAGTGACATGAAGAGCAGTATGATTAATTagagttcaacagtccaacagcagaggggaagaagctgttcttgtggcgtgaggtctGAATGGACCATAACCTCCTGCCTaaagggagtggctcaaagagtccatgtccagggtTAGAAGGGTCAGCCATGATCTGACCCACACGCCTCAGATTCCTGGCGATGTACAGGTCTTGGagagatggcaggctgcagccgatcaccttctcagcagagtgcagaacctgctgcagtgtgtgcgtACCACacggtgatggaggaggtgaggatggactcaatgatggctgTGTAgtactgaaccatcatcctggctggcaccttgagtttcctcagctgctgcaggaagaaCATCCTCTGCtaggcctttttgatgagggagctgatggtgagctcccacttgaggtccagGGTGATGGAAGTGGaaggagtccactgtggagattggagcgtctgtcagggtgagggggagTGATGGACCTGGCACGTTCCGAGTCTacagtcatctccactgtcttctgggcattcagctccaggttgttttAAGCACACCAGGACAACTCTGATCCACCTCTCtttgtaggcagactcatccctgtctgagatgagtccaatgagggtggtgtcgtcagcaaatctaatcagcttgacagactggtgaccCGAGGTGCAGTTGGTGTAATGTGTTCTTCCTGTGCCTGTGCATTTAGAAACTGTCACGTGGATATTCTTTGTGTGCCTTTATgcgtttttttaaaatattgttttttttcaaaaacttGAAAAACAAGAACTGGCACAAAGACACCATAGCCTTGAAGTCAATAACTGATTTTGTAGTCACACTCAGGTGAAGAGAGcagctgagctgtcaactgatcaccaTCTGATGGTGAGTTGGATCTGTTGGCAGGGTAAGAAGCTGGACAGACCTGGCAGCCCCAAGCGAATTGTGTGAGTCTGTTGGGAACGTTTGGCCGAACCGTAGACATCTATGAAAGACACTGTTTACAAGAAGTCCCTAAAAACTGTATAAGGTGAACACAATGTCTTTTTTAATGTTGCATACAACCAAAAGCAAGAATGAAAGTAAACCTCACTAGATGACATCACCCTTCTGCCATCGCGTCACATGGTCAAAGCTGATATAAAAAGTGGGACAGCAGGTAGACCCTGTGCAGCAGCCTGCTGTTACCTGCACAGGTGAAACTCCTTTTTTTGCTCTAATGTTCGCTGGTTAGTTTTTGAGATGTCTAGTCAAGCTTGGACCAACACTACTGATGATAGTATGGGACTAGTGGAGAAAATGCTGCTGGTCACTCTGACTACAATTTCATGCTGCATATTCTTAATCATTAATGTGATAATGTTGTTTACACTGAGAAGCAGGCCGGTGTTTCGTGAGACCTGCCGTTACATTCTGCTGTATAACCTCCTGTTTGCAGACACTGTGCAGATTGCAGTCAGTCAGTTACTCTacattctgtctgtgtgtagaatCATGCTGACGTATCCtgtctgtggtgtttttatCATGTTTGCCAATCTCACCAGTGAAatctctcctctcacactgGTGGTGATGTCTTTGGAGAGgtatgtagctgtgtgttacccactgagacacactaccatcatcaccatcaggaaCACAGGTGCAGCCATCGCGGCAGTCTGGGCCTTTTGTTCACTGAACACTGGCGTCCgggttctgctgctgttacagtTTCCTTTTGAGCAGCTACAGAGTTTGCAGATGAAACAGTTTTGTAGTACCTTTCTCATGTTTCTCACTCCTGTGACTGTTGACTATGACAAAGCTTAcacctgtttcctgtttgtatcAGCTGGTCTGTCAGTCATTTCCTCTTACATTGGTGTAATCATTGCAGCCAGGTCGGCCTCCACAGACAAAGCTTCTGCCAGAAGAGCTCgtaacactctgctgctgcatctggtgcagctctgcctcattCTGTCCTCAACCATACACAACCCCTTACTGATAGCCGCCTCAAACGTTGTCACGAGGACCATGCTTATACGCATCCAGAAtattttgtatgtgtttattaTCGTTCTGCCCAGATGTCTGAGCGCTCTTATCTACGGCATCAGAGACAAGACCATCAGACCTGTCCTCCTGTACTATCTGTGCTGTCGCCTGAAGCTCTCTGA from Parambassis ranga chromosome 14, fParRan2.1, whole genome shotgun sequence encodes the following:
- the LOC114446430 gene encoding odorant receptor 131-2-like; translated protein: MSSQAWTNTTDDSMGLVEKMLLVTLTTISCCIFLIINVIMLFTLRSRPVFRETCRYILLYNLLFADTVQIAVSQLLYILSVCRIMLTYPVCGVFIMFANLTSEISPLTLVVMSLERYVAVCYPLRHTTIITIRNTGAAIAAVWAFCSLNTGVRVLLLLQFPFEQLQSLQMKQFCSTFLMFLTPVTVDYDKAYTCFLFVSAGLSVISSYIGVIIAARSASTDKASARRARNTLLLHLVQLCLILSSTIHNPLLIAASNVVTRTMLIRIQNILYVFIIVLPRCLSALIYGIRDKTIRPVLLYYLCCRLKLSER